CTTCCCGAGGGGAAAAAGGCCCTTCTGGAGGCGGGCTATACCCTCCACCCCGCCCCCGAGGCCGCCTTCAAGGCCAGCAAGGGGGTGCGCACCCTGGTGGTGCCCTCCCTAAGGGTGGACGCCCTCGGGGCCAAGGGCTTCGGCGTTTCCCGGAGCTACTTCGTGCAGGGGGTGAAGGCGGGGAAGGTGCGCCTGAGGGGAAGGCCCGCTTCCCCCAAGGACGAGGTGCGGCCTGGGGATACCCTCCTGGCCGAGGGGTTGGGAAGCCTCCGGCTCCTCGAGGTCCTGGGCGCCACCCGAAGGGGCAACTACAAGGTGCGGGTGGAGGTGGAGCGGGGCTAAATGTGCGCCCCCCCACTTGCCGTGAAAACCCAAGGAGTAGTAGTATTCCCGCCGTAGGCCCCAAGATATGGGGGATGTGGGAGGCATTATGGAGCCCTATTTCTTTGACGAGCACGCCCAAGCCATTGCCAAGCGGCAGTATCTCCAGCCCGAAGACGGGGACATCCTGGGCATGTTCCGCCGGGTGGCCCGGGAAATGGCCAAGGTGGAGCGCCCGGAGGCGCGGGCCTACTGGGAGGAGAAGTTCTACGAGCTCATGGCCACCAAGCGCTTCTCCCCGGGCGGGCGCATCCTGGCGGGGGCCGGTACCGCCCACGGCAACCTCCTCAACTGCTTCGTCCAAGGGGCCACGGAAAACCCTCCGGAAAGCTTTGCCGGCATCATGGAGGTGGCCAGAAAGCTCGCCCTGGTCACCAAGGTGGGCGGGGGGAACGGGGTGAACCTGGACCCCTACCGCTCCAAGGGCGGGAGGAAGCGGCGGCCCGTGCAGGGGGTGGCTTACCTGGCCGCAAGCCACCCCGATGTGGAGGACTTCATCCGCGGCCTCATGCGTCCCCCCATCAACCCCGATGGACCGAAAGAGGAAATCGCCCTGAAGAACTTTGCCCGGGTAGTCTACGGGGAGGTTTCTCCCGAGCTAAAGGCCTTGGCGGAGCGCTACGGGGTGGCCCTGGCCCAGGAACCCCCGGAGGACGTTATCCGGGTTCCCGATGACATGGGGGGCATCGTGGACGCCGCCAAGGAGGCGGCGGACCGGGCGAGGCGGGGGCTTGTCGCCCACGTGGACTTCTCCCTCCTTCGGCCCGAAGGGGCCCCCATCCGGGGTAGCGGGGGGACGAGCTCGGGCCCGGTGAGCTTCCTCTTTGAGATCTTTGACAACTTCTTGGAGTGGGCGGCCTTGGGGGCGGAAGAGGCGGGTCCCGTGGCCACCTTGCGCTACGTCTATGCCCCTGTGCTCCGGGTGGTGCGGCAGGGAGGTACCCGCCGTGGAGCGGGGATGGCCACCCTCTCCATTGAGCACCCGGACCTCTTGGACTTCCTCACCGCCAAGGACCTGGACCGGGAGAAGGCGGAAGGGGACATCTCCACCTTCAACATCTCCGTCCTGGTGAGCGACGCCTTCATGCGGGCCCTGGAGGAGGATGCCCTTTGGCCCGTGACCCCCATTGAGGTTCCCGGCAAGTACTACCCATACCCCCTGGAAGGCCCCTACACCGGGAAGCTCCCCGAGCTTCCCGAGCGGGAGGACGGGGCCAAGCCCATCCCGCTCTTTGGGGGCAAGGTCCCTGCCCGTTGGCTTTGGCACGAGATCGCCTGGCACGCCTGGGCCACGGGGGAGCCGGGGCTCATCTTCGTGGACCGCATCAACGCCCTTTCGGCGCTGAAGGGGTTGGGGGAGCGTTTTTGGATTCGTTCCACTAACCCGTGCGGTGAAATCCCACTCACCGTGGGCGAGCCCTGCGACCTCGGGGCTTTGAACCTCGCCGCCTACGTGAAGGACGGGGAGTTCCAGATGGAAACCTTCCGCCGGGACGTGCATACCGCCATCCGCTTCCTGGACAACGTCCTGGACGTGAACCGCTTCGCCCTCAAGGACAACGAGGAGGCGGCGAAAAGCCTGAGGCGCCTGGGTCTTGGGGTCATGGGCCTGGCGGACGCCCTCATCAAGATGGGCCTCCCCTACGACTCCGAGGCGGCCCGGGAGAAGGTCTACGAGATCATCTCCGCCATGCGGGAGGAGGCCATCAAGGCCTCGGAGGCCCTCGCCGAGGAAAGGGGCCCCTTCCCCCTCTACGAGGCGCACCGGGAGTACTTCCAGGAGCTCGGCATCCGCCCCCGGCGCAACGTGGCCGTCCTCACCGTGGCCCCCACGGGCACCACCAGCATGCTCATGGGGGTTAGCAGCGGGATTGAGCCCGTCTTTAGTCCCTTCGTCTGGCGGAGGATCGGCGGGGAGTACAAGCCCCTCCTCCACCCCCTCTTCGTGGAGCTCATGGAGGCCTACCCGCCCGCCCCCGGCTACGAGAAGGACGGGAAGTGGGACTGGGACAAGATCGTTGAGGAGATCCAACGGGACGGCCACGGCTCCGTGCAGAACCTCTCCTTCGTGCCCGAGCCCATCCGCAGGGTCTTCCGGTGCGCCCACGACATCCACCCCTTGGACCACGTGCGCATGCAGGGAGTGGTGCAACGGGCCTTTGACGCCGAGGGGTACGCCGCCAACTCCCTATCTAAGTGCATCGCCAAGGGCACCCTGATTCCTACCTCCAAAGGGCTCATCCCCGTTGAGGAGATCGCCCCACCCCATCCCGAGGACACCTTTGCCCCGGTGGACGGCTTGTACACGGCGGAGGGATACCGCATCACCGCCCACTACTTCGCTGGCAAGAAGAGGGGGGTTCGGGTGCGCCTAGACAATGGGGCGGAGTTGGTGGGTGCGTGGGAGAGCCACCGCGTCCTCACTCCCCAGGGTTGGCGCCTGATGCGGGAGCTTAAGCCCGGAGACCTCGTTTTGGGCAAGCTGGTTCCCGCCCATGGTCCTGGGGGAGCCCCTATTTCGCTAGAGTTTCCCCTGCGCACCAACGCCAAGGCCCTTCCTCTGCCCGAAAGGATGAGCCCCGAACTGGCCCTCTTTCTGGGCATGTTGGCCGCGGACGGTTCCACGGTGGAGAGCACCGGTTTTGTGGGCATAGCCACCAAGAGCCCGGAGGTGGAAGCGACCTTCCGAGAGGTGGTCCAACGGCTCTTCGGCACGGAACCCAAGGTAACGGTGGACAAACGCACGGGGGTGCGCAACCTGTACCTTACCTCCAGGCGCCTGGTCCGTTACGTGGAGGCTTTAATCGGCAAGGGGGCCGCTGAAAAGCGGGTGCCGCGCCAGATCCTTCAGGGAAACGCCGAGGAGAAGCTCGCTTTCCTTAAGGGGCTGACCTTGGATGGCTATGCTCGTCCGGACTTGGGCCTCGTGGTCTACGAGGGCAAGAGTGCCCGGCTTGCTTACGAGGCTGCGGAGGTGGCCCGGAGCTTCGGGTTGCCCCAGGTGTACCAGGGGCGCAAGAAAGTAGAAGCACCTAAGGAGACATACTTCGTCCATTCGGTGGTCGTTTCGGGTCCCCTGCAGGAACTGGTGGAGCCTATTGAGGTCCATAAACGCATTCCCCGGGTGGACAGGCAGTACAGGGTGTTCGTTCCGGAGGAGGTTGTGGAGGCCACCCGCGTGGGGGTGCACCATCCTGGGTACACAAACCTAAGGTCGGTGCGGAGCAGGGGGGTTTCCCACGTTTACAACTGCACCGCGGACCGTCTGGGTTGGCCCACGGAGGTGTTGGCCTTTAGGGTGGTGGAGGTGGAGGATGTGGGCGAGGTGGAAATGTACGACATAGAGGTGGAGGAGGTCCACCGCTATGTGGTGAACGGCGTCCTCTCCCACAACACCATCAACCTGCCCCATGAGGCCACGGTGGCGGACGTGGAGGCGGCCTACGCCGAGGCCTACCGCACGGGGTGCAAGGGGATTACCGTCTACCGGGATGGCTCCCGGGAGTTCCAGGTGCTCACGGTGAAGAAAGAAGAGAAGGGCAAGGAGAAAAAGGCGCCCGAAGGGGAGCCCCAGGCGGCCCCAGCAAGCGCGCCAAAGCGGGAGGAGAGGCCAGAAGGTCCCGTCTACGAGCGCCCGGGGCGCCTCATGGGCTTTACGGACATGGTGAAGCTCCTTACCCCCGAGGGGGCCAAGCGGAGCTTCCTCGTCACGGTGAACCTCCTCGGGGATAGGCCCATTGAGGTCATCCTCACCTCGGGGAAGGCGGGGGACGAGGCCAACGCCGATAGCGAAGCCCTGGGCCGGGTGGTGTCCATCGCCCTCCAGTACGGGGTGCCCCCCGAGGCCATCATCCGGACCCTTAGGGGCATCAACGGGGGGCTTTACGGGAGCTACCAGGGGAGGCTCGTGTCCAGCAAGGCGGACCTCATCGCCGTGGCCCTGGAGACCATTCCCCAGGCCTTCAAACGGGGCCTTCCCCCCGAGGAGGCGGAAGCCCCCCTGCCGCTTTCCGGGGGAGGCCTCGCCCTCCCTGGGGCTTTGACCTGCCCGGTGTGCGGGGAGAAGGCGTTGGTGCGGGAAGAGGGCTGCTACAAGTGCCAGGCCTGCGGCTACTCCAAGTGCGGCTAGGCGGATGGTGCGGGTGAAGATCTGCGGTCTCACCCGCCTCGAGGACGCCCTCCTCGCTGAGGCGCTCGGGGCCCACGCCCTGGGCTTCGTCCTGGCCCCCGGGTCCAAAAGGCGCCTGGCCCCGGAAGCGGCCCGGGAGATCTCCCGGGCCCTGGGGCCTTTGGTGGTGCGGGTGGGGGTCTTCCGGGACCAGCCCCCCGGGGAGGTTTTGAGGCTCATGGAGGAGGCCCGGCTCCAGGTGGCCCAGCTCCACGGGGAGGAGCCCCCGGAGTGGGCGGAGGCCATCGGCCGCTTCTTCCCCGTCATCAAGGCCTTCCCCCTGGAGGGCCCCGCCAGGCCGGAGTGGGCCCACTACCCTGCCTGGGCCTTCCTCCTGGATAGCCGCCTCCCGGGAAGCGGCGAGCCCTACCCCAGGGAGTGGGCCAAGCCCCTCCTCGCCACGGGCAAGCGGGTGATCCTCGCCGGGGGGATCACCCCGGAGAACGCCCTCGAGGCCCTGGCCCTCCGGCCCTACGCCATTGACCTGGCGAGCGGGGTGGAGGCGGCGGCGGGGGTGAAGAGCCCGGAGAAGCTTAAGGCCCTTTTCGCCCGGGTGCGGGCCTTTATGATGGGGGCGTGAAGGGTCATCCCTTCTTTCCCCATCTCATGGCCATGCTGGAGGCGGCGGACCTCGCCCGGGGCATCCACGCCTACTACCTGGCCAAGGGCTTCACCCAGGGGACCAAGTCGGGCCCCACGGACCTGGTGACCCAGGCGGACCGGGAGGCGGAGGCGGCCATCCGGGAACTCCTCCTCGCCCGCTTCCCCGAGGCGGGGTTCTTGGGGGAGGAGGGGGGAAGCGAGGGGGGAAAGGCCCTCCGCTTCATCGTGGACCCCTTGGACGGCACGGTGAACTACGCCCACGGCTTCCCCTTCTACGGGGTTTCCCTGGCCCTGGAGGTGGAGGGGGTGGTCCAGGCGGGGGTGGTGATGGACACCGCCCGGGGGGAGGTCTTCTACGCCCTGAGGGGCGGGGGGGCGTACCTGGACGGGCGGCCCATCCGGGTCACGGAGCGGGCGGAGTTGCTGGGAAGCCTCCTCGCCACGGGCTTCCCCTACGACGTGGCCCAGGACCCGGAGAACCTCACCTACTTCGCCCGGGCCCTGAGGCGGGGGCTTCTCGTGCGGCGGCCGGGGGCGGCCGCCTTGGACCTGGCCTACGTGGCGGCGGGCCGCCTCGAGGGCTTCTGGGAAGTGAAGCTCAACCCCTGGGACGTGGCGGCGGGGTGGCTTTTGGTGGAGGAGGCGGGGGGGAAGGTCACGGACCTGGAGGGGAGGCCCTACCGCCTGGGCCACCGCTACATCGTGGCCACCAACGGCCGCATCCACGAGGCTTTGCTCCGGACCCTCCGGGAAGACTAGAATGGGGACATGGACCTGGAGGCCAAGAAGAAGGTCCTAAGGAGCTTCACCTACGGCCTTTACATCCTCACGGCCAAAGACGGCGAGGACTACGCTGCCGGCACGGTGAACTGGGTGACCCAAGCCTCCTTCACCCCGCCCCTCATTGCCCTGGGGGTGAAGCGGGATAGCCACCTCCACGCCCTCATAGAGCGCACGGGGAAACTCGCCCTCATGACCCTCGCCGCCGACCAGAAGGCCATCGCCCAGGACTTCTTCAAGCCCACGCAGAGGGAGGGGAACACCCTAAACGGCCACCCCTTTGCGCCTTCCCCCACCCTGGGCCTCCCCCTCCTCACCGAACTCCCCTACTGGCTCGAGGCCGAGGTGCGCCACCTCTACCCCGGCGGGGACCACAGCGTGGTGGTGGCGGAGGTGGTGGGGGCGGGGGTGCGGTACGAGGCCAAGCCCCTCGTCATGTGGGACACGGGCTGGTTCTACGGGGGCTAGCCCTGGCACCGGGGGCAGAAGTGGGCGCTCCGCCCCGCCACCACCTGCCGCCGGATGGGCGCGCCGCAGGCGGGGCAGGGGAGGCCTTCCCGCCCGTAGACGGCGTGGCGCTCCTGGAAGCTTCCGGGGAGGCCGTCGGGCTGCCGGTAGCTTTGGTCGGAAAGCGTGCTTCCCCCAAGGGCGAGGGCCTCGGCCAGGACCTCCTTTAGGGCCCTGAAAAGCCTTTCCCCCTCCTCGGGGCGGAGTTCCTTGGCCCGGCGCAAGGGGTGGAGGCGGGCCCGAAAGAGGGCCTCGTCGGCGTAGATGTTCCCCACCCCCGCCGCCAGGGTCTGGTCCAGGAGGAGGGCCTTGAGGGGCTTGGCGCTTCGGCGAAGCCCTTGGAGGAAGCCTTCCAGTCGGAAATCTTCCGAAAGGGGCTCGGGGCCGAGGCGGCTTAGGAGGGGAATTTCCTGGTAGTTTCCCCCTTCCACCACCCAGATGCGGCCGAAGCGCCGGGGGTCGTGGAAGTGGAGGGGGAAGGAGGGGAACTCCAGGGTGGCCCGGGTGTGGGGGGTGGCCTCGAGGCGGAAGCCCCCCGTCATCCCCAGGTGGACCACCATCTCCAGCCCCCCGGAAAGGGCGAAGAGGAGGAACTTCCCCCGGCGCCCGATGTCCAGGATGCGCTTTCCTTCCGCCCGTTCCGTGTGGCGGTAGCGCAGGGGGTCCTGGTGGCGCACCCTTAGGAGGGGTTTCCCCTTTAGGAGGGGGAGGAGGCGGCGCCTCGTGGTTTCCACCTCGGGCAGCTCAGGCACGGGGCCTCCGCGCCGCCAGGAGGCGGTAAAGGGGCTTCCCCAAAGGGCTTAGGAGGTAGAGGAAGGGGAAAAGGGGCCAAAGGAGGGGGAGGCGGCGGGCCAGGTGGAGGAGTGCCCCATAGCCCCGGTAGACCCTTTCCCCCTCCAGGACGTGGAGCTCCCGGAGAAGGGCCTCCTTTTCCAGGTCCGTGGCCCCTTGTAGGGGCTCCACCCGAAGGGCCTTCCCCAGGTCCAGGGCCTTTAGGGCCTCTCCCAAGGCCCGGCAGTAGGGGCACTGGGCGTCAATCAGCACCCGCATGGGCCTCCACGGGGACGGGCTCCCCCTTCTCGTTCACCGCCACGTAGGTGAGGGTGCCCTTGGTGGCGAGGGTGCGGCCGTTTTCGTGGCCGAAGCGTTCCTTGTACACCTCCACCTCCACGGTCAAGGAGGTGCGCCCCACCCGCACCACCCGGGCCACCACCTCCAGGAGGTCCCCGGTGCGGATGGGCACCTTGAACTCCACGCTCCCCACCGCCACGGTGACCACGGGCTTTTTGGCGTAGCGGGCGGCGGCGTAGGAGCCCACCTTGTCCATAAGGCCCAGGACGAAGCCGCCAAAGGCCGCCCCCAAGGGGTTGGTGTGCTCGGGGAAGACGAGCTCGAGGGTCCGCGCCTCCATGCCCTTAGCCTACAGGAGGCTATCCGTGAGGCGGGCCATCTCCCGGTCCTTCTCCGTGATGCCCCCGGCGCTGTGGGTCCACCACTCCACCTCCACTTGGCCCCAGGCCACGGTGAGGCGGGGGTGGTGGCCCTGGGCCTCGGCCAGTTCCCCCACCCGGTTGGCGAAGGCCAGGGCCTCCCGGAAGTCCTTGAAGCGGAAGCGCTTGTAGAGGCGCTCGGGGTCTTGGCGCACCTCCCAGTCCATGCCCTAAGGGTAAGGCAAAACCCCCGGGCCCATTGTGCCCGGGGGCGGTTTGGTTGCGGGGGCGGGATTTGAACCCGCGACCTTCGGGTTATGAGCCCGACGAGCTACCAGGCTGCTCCACCCCGCGTCGCCATCCTTAACTATAGTGAAGCTTGGCACCTTTGTCAAGTGCAGGCGGAGCTGAGCTCGCATCCCTTCCCCCACCCCGTGCCGGTTGCTGGGAAAAACCCCCAAGCACCCGCACCGCCACGCCCCGCAGGGAAGGAGGACCTTGGGCCAGAAAGAGCTTCACCTCCACCCTCCTCCCGTCGTACCCAGAAAGCCAAGCCCCCTTGCCCTCCGCCTCCCGCACCTCCGGGTAGCGCTCCCCCTCCTCCATCTCCACCTCCCGTTGGCGTAGGGACCGGATGAGGAACCCCATGTCCCATTCCTCCTGCCCCATCCGGGAGACCCGGTCAAAGCCCCGGTCTAGGGAGGAAAAGGGGGACATACCCCAGGGCCTGGACCCCTAACTCGGTTCGGGCAGGGAAAGGGGGAGGGGTGGGTGGGCGCGGGTTTTCTGGGGAGCCGGAAGACCGTGGGGGCCCATGTGGTGGTCTAAAGGAGGAGGAGCATTCGCATACCTTACCCAACCCCCTCTTTGTTTTCCCTTGGTCAAGCCCCTACGGAAAAAAGGAGGAGAACGCAGCAGCAGAGGCGCTTGCGGGAAGCCCCCCGCTTGGGTATAGTGGAAGACCGGTAGGCCCTCTGGGGCTTTGGGAAGGGGAAGGCCATGTACGCAATCGTCAAGACGGGTGGAAAGCAGTACCGGGTGGAGCCCGGGCTTAAGCTCAGGGTGGAGAAGCTGGCCGCCGAGCCCGGCAGCCAGGTGGAGCTCCCCGTCCTGCTCTTGGGGGGCGAGGGAATACGGGTAGGGACCCCCTTCGTGGAGGGGGCCAAGGTGGTGGCCGAGGTGCTGGCCCACGGCCGGGGCAAGAAGATCACCATCTCCAAGTTCAAGGCCAAGGTTCAGTACCGGCGCAAGAAGGGGCACCGCCAGCCCTACACCGAGATCCTCATCAAGGAAATCCAGGGGTGAGCCATGGCGCATAAAAAGGGTCTAGGTTCTACCAAAAACGGCCGCGACTCCCAGGCCAAGCGCTTGGGCGTGAAGCGTTACGGCGGCCAGGTGGTGCGGGCGGGTAACATCCTGGTCCGCCAGCGGGGCACCAAGTTCAAGCCGGGCAAGAACGTGGGCATGGGCCGGGACTTCACCCTCTTCGCCCTGGTGGACGGGGTGGTGGAGTTCCAGGACAAGGGGCGTCTAGGCCGGTACGTGCACGTGCGCCCCTTGGCGTAAGGTGTTCCAAGACGTTCTCCTCATCACCGTCGCCGCCGGCAAGGGTGGCGACGGCGCCGTTTCCTTCCGCCGGGAAAAGTTCGTGCCCAAAGGAGGGCCGGACGGGGGGGACGGGGGGCGGGGGGGGAGCGTCTACCTCCGGGCCCGGGGGAGCGTGGACTCCCTTTCCGAGCTTTCCAAGCGCACCTATAAGGCGGAAGACGGGGAGCACGGCAAGGGAAGCGGCCAGCACGGCCGCGCCGGGCGGGACCTTTACATAGAGGTGCCCCGGGGGACCCGGGTTTACGATGCGGACACGGGAGAGCTTTTGGGGGACCTGACCCAGGAAGGGGAGGTGCTCCTGGTGGCCCGGGGCGGGGAGGGGGGGCGGGGGAACACCCATTTCGTCACCCCCACCCGCCAGGCTCCCCGCTTCGCCGAGGCGGGGGAGGAGGGGGAGAGGCGCAGACTCCGCCTGGAGCTCATGCTCATCGCCGACGTAGGCCTCGTGGGCTATCCCAACGCCGGCAAGTCCAGCCTCCTCGCCGCCACCACCCGCGCCCACCCCAAGATCGCCCCTTACCCCTTCACCACCCTGAGCCCCAACCTGGGGGTGGTGGAGCTTTCCGAGGAGGCCCGCTTCACCCTGGCGGACATCCCGGGGATCATTGAGGGGGCGAGCCAGGGGAAGGGGCTTGGCCTGGAGTTCCTGCGCCACATCGCCCGGACCCGGGTTCTCCTCTACGTGCTGGACGCCACGGAAAACCCCAAGGAGGTCCTCGCCACCTTGCGCCAGGAAGTGGGGGCCTACGACCCCGCCCTCCTCCGCCGCCCGGCCCTCATCGCCCTCAACAAGGTGGACCTCCTCGCCCCCAAGGAGGTGGAGGTCAGGGTGGCGGAGCTCCTCCCGGAGGGCCTTCCCGTCCTTCCGGTGAGCGCCCTTACCGGGGAAG
This Thermus hydrothermalis DNA region includes the following protein-coding sequences:
- a CDS encoding acyl-CoA thioesterase gives rise to the protein MEARTLELVFPEHTNPLGAAFGGFVLGLMDKVGSYAAARYAKKPVVTVAVGSVEFKVPIRTGDLLEVVARVVRVGRTSLTVEVEVYKERFGHENGRTLATKGTLTYVAVNEKGEPVPVEAHAGAD
- a CDS encoding thiol-disulfide oxidoreductase DCC family protein codes for the protein MRVLIDAQCPYCRALGEALKALDLGKALRVEPLQGATDLEKEALLRELHVLEGERVYRGYGALLHLARRLPLLWPLFPFLYLLSPLGKPLYRLLAARRPRA
- the obgE gene encoding GTPase ObgE codes for the protein MFQDVLLITVAAGKGGDGAVSFRREKFVPKGGPDGGDGGRGGSVYLRARGSVDSLSELSKRTYKAEDGEHGKGSGQHGRAGRDLYIEVPRGTRVYDADTGELLGDLTQEGEVLLVARGGEGGRGNTHFVTPTRQAPRFAEAGEEGERRRLRLELMLIADVGLVGYPNAGKSSLLAATTRAHPKIAPYPFTTLSPNLGVVELSEEARFTLADIPGIIEGASQGKGLGLEFLRHIARTRVLLYVLDATENPKEVLATLRQEVGAYDPALLRRPALIALNKVDLLAPKEVEVRVAELLPEGLPVLPVSALTGEGLDALKEALWSLVQATPAPELPKPIPKTEVRAGVEVVPVAEGVYEVRAPEVERYLKRLKGDLSEAAGYLQEVFKRHGVEAALRAKGVRAGDVVRLGGLEFEYIPEG
- a CDS encoding flavin reductase family protein encodes the protein MDLEAKKKVLRSFTYGLYILTAKDGEDYAAGTVNWVTQASFTPPLIALGVKRDSHLHALIERTGKLALMTLAADQKAIAQDFFKPTQREGNTLNGHPFAPSPTLGLPLLTELPYWLEAEVRHLYPGGDHSVVVAEVVGAGVRYEAKPLVMWDTGWFYGG
- a CDS encoding S4 domain-containing protein — protein: MMDLSAYLKRARGGRVVRTGFLEPEDQALLEEKARAEGLKVSFFGGFPLAERKVAILYPEEVPSVQDPVEVYLLEKEPPDLGEALGDVEAWEEGYVVALLPEGKKALLEAGYTLHPAPEAAFKASKGVRTLVVPSLRVDALGAKGFGVSRSYFVQGVKAGKVRLRGRPASPKDEVRPGDTLLAEGLGSLRLLEVLGATRRGNYKVRVEVERG
- a CDS encoding phosphoribosylanthranilate isomerase: MRVKICGLTRLEDALLAEALGAHALGFVLAPGSKRRLAPEAAREISRALGPLVVRVGVFRDQPPGEVLRLMEEARLQVAQLHGEEPPEWAEAIGRFFPVIKAFPLEGPARPEWAHYPAWAFLLDSRLPGSGEPYPREWAKPLLATGKRVILAGGITPENALEALALRPYAIDLASGVEAAAGVKSPEKLKALFARVRAFMMGA
- a CDS encoding 4a-hydroxytetrahydrobiopterin dehydratase, with product MDWEVRQDPERLYKRFRFKDFREALAFANRVGELAEAQGHHPRLTVAWGQVEVEWWTHSAGGITEKDREMARLTDSLL
- the rplU gene encoding 50S ribosomal protein L21; the encoded protein is MYAIVKTGGKQYRVEPGLKLRVEKLAAEPGSQVELPVLLLGGEGIRVGTPFVEGAKVVAEVLAHGRGKKITISKFKAKVQYRRKKGHRQPYTEILIKEIQG
- a CDS encoding inositol monophosphatase family protein; this translates as MAMLEAADLARGIHAYYLAKGFTQGTKSGPTDLVTQADREAEAAIRELLLARFPEAGFLGEEGGSEGGKALRFIVDPLDGTVNYAHGFPFYGVSLALEVEGVVQAGVVMDTARGEVFYALRGGGAYLDGRPIRVTERAELLGSLLATGFPYDVAQDPENLTYFARALRRGLLVRRPGAAALDLAYVAAGRLEGFWEVKLNPWDVAAGWLLVEEAGGKVTDLEGRPYRLGHRYIVATNGRIHEALLRTLRED
- a CDS encoding DNA-formamidopyrimidine glycosylase, which gives rise to MPELPEVETTRRRLLPLLKGKPLLRVRHQDPLRYRHTERAEGKRILDIGRRGKFLLFALSGGLEMVVHLGMTGGFRLEATPHTRATLEFPSFPLHFHDPRRFGRIWVVEGGNYQEIPLLSRLGPEPLSEDFRLEGFLQGLRRSAKPLKALLLDQTLAAGVGNIYADEALFRARLHPLRRAKELRPEEGERLFRALKEVLAEALALGGSTLSDQSYRQPDGLPGSFQERHAVYGREGLPCPACGAPIRRQVVAGRSAHFCPRCQG
- the rpmA gene encoding 50S ribosomal protein L27; this encodes MAHKKGLGSTKNGRDSQAKRLGVKRYGGQVVRAGNILVRQRGTKFKPGKNVGMGRDFTLFALVDGVVEFQDKGRLGRYVHVRPLA
- a CDS encoding adenosylcobalamin-dependent ribonucleoside-diphosphate reductase, giving the protein MEPYFFDEHAQAIAKRQYLQPEDGDILGMFRRVAREMAKVERPEARAYWEEKFYELMATKRFSPGGRILAGAGTAHGNLLNCFVQGATENPPESFAGIMEVARKLALVTKVGGGNGVNLDPYRSKGGRKRRPVQGVAYLAASHPDVEDFIRGLMRPPINPDGPKEEIALKNFARVVYGEVSPELKALAERYGVALAQEPPEDVIRVPDDMGGIVDAAKEAADRARRGLVAHVDFSLLRPEGAPIRGSGGTSSGPVSFLFEIFDNFLEWAALGAEEAGPVATLRYVYAPVLRVVRQGGTRRGAGMATLSIEHPDLLDFLTAKDLDREKAEGDISTFNISVLVSDAFMRALEEDALWPVTPIEVPGKYYPYPLEGPYTGKLPELPEREDGAKPIPLFGGKVPARWLWHEIAWHAWATGEPGLIFVDRINALSALKGLGERFWIRSTNPCGEIPLTVGEPCDLGALNLAAYVKDGEFQMETFRRDVHTAIRFLDNVLDVNRFALKDNEEAAKSLRRLGLGVMGLADALIKMGLPYDSEAAREKVYEIISAMREEAIKASEALAEERGPFPLYEAHREYFQELGIRPRRNVAVLTVAPTGTTSMLMGVSSGIEPVFSPFVWRRIGGEYKPLLHPLFVELMEAYPPAPGYEKDGKWDWDKIVEEIQRDGHGSVQNLSFVPEPIRRVFRCAHDIHPLDHVRMQGVVQRAFDAEGYAANSLSKCIAKGTLIPTSKGLIPVEEIAPPHPEDTFAPVDGLYTAEGYRITAHYFAGKKRGVRVRLDNGAELVGAWESHRVLTPQGWRLMRELKPGDLVLGKLVPAHGPGGAPISLEFPLRTNAKALPLPERMSPELALFLGMLAADGSTVESTGFVGIATKSPEVEATFREVVQRLFGTEPKVTVDKRTGVRNLYLTSRRLVRYVEALIGKGAAEKRVPRQILQGNAEEKLAFLKGLTLDGYARPDLGLVVYEGKSARLAYEAAEVARSFGLPQVYQGRKKVEAPKETYFVHSVVVSGPLQELVEPIEVHKRIPRVDRQYRVFVPEEVVEATRVGVHHPGYTNLRSVRSRGVSHVYNCTADRLGWPTEVLAFRVVEVEDVGEVEMYDIEVEEVHRYVVNGVLSHNTINLPHEATVADVEAAYAEAYRTGCKGITVYRDGSREFQVLTVKKEEKGKEKKAPEGEPQAAPASAPKREERPEGPVYERPGRLMGFTDMVKLLTPEGAKRSFLVTVNLLGDRPIEVILTSGKAGDEANADSEALGRVVSIALQYGVPPEAIIRTLRGINGGLYGSYQGRLVSSKADLIAVALETIPQAFKRGLPPEEAEAPLPLSGGGLALPGALTCPVCGEKALVREEGCYKCQACGYSKCG